The window TGCATTAGCATCCAAATggactttttttttgctaaactgtaaatatcatattaatGAAAGAAGATTTACAATGCAAACCTAGTGTCTGAGCCATCTcggcaaaaagaaataaaaacaagatgGATCACCTAATTTCCTTACAAGGGAAAGATTCTATCTCAACCACATAACCATAAGAGAACACAAATGCTTTCTTTGTTTCCTGGCTGAAATAATGGTTCTCATCTCTCTATCAATGCCATGGAACACAGCAACAGCAGAGAGAGAAATCTGGTTGTGGGTAAGGTTGTTTCTTTGCTTCCACAAGTGAAAAATGATGGTTTGAGTGGCTAGTTTCCTCAGCAACTTAAGCTTTGTAGACGCTGCAGCTCGAATCCATGAAAGCAGTTCAGGCCAGTCCGAGAGAGGAGATAAGGGAGGGTGGCACCTAACGAAGATCTCTCTCCAGACTTGTCTACTGTACTCACACCTCAAAAATAAATGGTCCCCGGTTTCTAGGCATCTTGAGCAGAAAGGACAGTCTGTAGTGACCGGGAGGCCCCACGAAGCTAGTCTATCTCTTGTTGGCCATCTGTCATAGTTTGTAACCCACATCGTGAAGGAGTGCTTCGGGACCGCACCCTTGAACCAGACCACATCGCACCAGTCAACTTCTTCTTGTCTAGGCCTGAGAATCTCCCATGTACTTGATGACCTGAAACATCGCAGAGAAGAGTCACCAGCAGACCATTCATACACATCATCTATATTATTTGGCAAAGGCAATGAAACAGTAGTAGGATAGGAGTGTAGATCAACTTCCTGTTGAGAACGCGGGTGAGGGAGTGACCATACTGATCCTTGAATTGCGTCTGCCACCACCGCGTCCTTCCTAATGCGGAGGCGTCTGGGACCAGACTCTCCGAGATAATTGATCAACTGACCCAACGGAGACCAAGCGTCGAACCAGAAGCTGGCTGACTTCCCATTTCCAAGAGACAGTTTGCAGAACTGGATGGCCAACGGACGAAGCTTTAGAAGATTTTTCCATGCCATGAGTCGCTGTTTGAGGGTTCAATACACCAAAAGGACTTTTCCAGTAGGTGCCTGCTCCGGTGCCAGTCTGCCCATAGCGAAGGTCCTTTAGACAGTAGTATCCAGATAAATTTCAGGCACAACACTTGGTTCCAAGTTAAAAAGCTACGAAGACCCAGCCCTCCCTCTTCCTTTGGAAGACATACTGTTGACCATGCTACCTTGGCTATGCTTCTCTTATCGATGTTACCTGACCATAGAAACCGGGAGCATAGCGCCTCAATGTTCTTCATACAACCTTTCGGTAGCATGATTGCTGAGGTCCAAAAGCTAACAGTTCCAAAGATAACAGTTTTAAGCAACTGCAGTCTTGAGGCGAATGATAGTAACTTTACTGACCACGCCTGAAAGCTCCTCGTGATCTTGTTCATTAGGGGAGCATACTCCGAGATCTTGAGTTTTCGACTCATCAGCGGGAGACCAAGGTAGCGTATAGGCAGATTACCCGCTGGGAAGTCGTATGATGCAATTGCTGTTGATTCACTCTAGTTAAGGCCAGAAGTAAAAAGCTCCGTTTTGGATGGGTTCATGTGAAGTCCTGACCAGGTAGCAAAATCATCAAGGCATTCTGAGATACCGTGGAGACTGTCGCTCGATCCATCAATGAACACCATCACGTCATCTGCAATCATGAGGTGTGAGATCTTTAATCGTTCCAAATGGACTTATTACTAAAATTACCAAAATAGACTTGTTTTTACATGTTTGGCGGAAACTAATGTTTTtaaggttttggcggaaaatgtgTTTTGTGGTTTTAATGGGAAAAatgttttatggttttggcggaaaagtgagtttttacggttttgacggaaaagtgcatttttgtgattttggcgggaaagtgcGTTTTATCAGTTTTGACATAAAAGTGTGTTTTCGGTTTGTCGGAAAATGCGCTTTTTGTGAGTTTgacgggaaaatacgttttaaCGGTTTTGACAGAAAAGTGCATTTTTGTGGTTTTGACAGAAAATGTGTTTAAAAAAGTgcattttgcggttttggcgagaaaatgcgtttttgcggttttgacggaaaatgtgtttttaggTTTTGACAGAAAAATTTTTTTTACGGTTTTGATGGGTAATTGCGTTTTTGCGGCTTTGGGGGGGAATGCATTTTCAATTTTGATGGAAAAGTTCATTTTTGCGGTTTgacaaaaaatgcatttttacggttttgatggaaaaatgcattttcagTTTTGATGGAAAAGTGTGCGTTTTACGGTTTTGATGGAAAAGTGCTTTTTTGCGGAAATACGTTTTTACGGTTTGGACAGAAAATGCATTTTACGGTTTTAGCTAAAAATTGTGTTTTAcgtttttttacgaaaaatgtgtttttgcggctttggtgggaaaatggagtttttgcatttttggcggaaaaatgtatttttgggattttgacgggaaaatgcatttttgttggaaaatgtgtttttatggTCTTCGCGAAAAATGCATTGTTACAGTTTTCCGGAAAAGTGCCTTTTCGGTTTTgacgaaaaatatattttcataaaataggattttggtttgaaaaaaaaatattttggttttaaaaaatcatttttgtcaattatgattttggactgaactagatgcatcCATATGCACCATGAAAACCCACCTTCTGTTGGGTAAAAATTTGAAGTGAGTTTTCACAAATACAGTTGGGTGATCCATCTAGATGTTGCATTATAATGCACTAAACGAACATTGATTTGCATCTTCACCCATGATCACCTGGATGAGCAAACAAATAACACCTAACATGTATGATGTGGTCTGAGTACGGAAAATAAGTATCAAATTTCTTTAAATCTAATGAGGAATCATGTTTTGTATGTTATGCTTGGTTGCTTTGTGTACGATAATACAAAAAGAtcttttttgttattgtttctAAGATCTAAATTGTTGATAATATAGGGTAAACATGTTATTTCTCCACAAGAACTATTATATAACATAAGATGTGAATCAAACTATGATCTCATGCTATATgtccataaaaaaaatattgtaaacgTATTTTTCCCCAAATTAAAAGTTACGATGTTATTTCACCTCCAACCGATGATTCAAAACTTAATTATTCATAAACCATTATTTTAATCGGTTAACTCGGTTAACTATTTAGCAACCAAAACTCAATTTCAATTAAACCAAACCATCTGActcaaaaaaaataagaaaataaaacagaCCCGTCAACCCGACCcattctcttctttctcttcaccCGAACCCAATCCTTACCTCTCTCCAATCAAACTTCTGATCCTTAGACACAATGTTCACATGTCCGAACCCTTCGAACCCACCACTTCTCTGCCACAGATTCGTATTCTCTTCCACAGGAAGGTTGAAGAAATCTTGAACCTCTATCTCTAATTTTTCCAGGAAAGATGAATCTATTCCATGGTTGACTAGATGTAGACAGATTGGTACAAAGATAGcttttaatataaatacaaagcTTCAACAtctaaaaaagtattttatttgaaaaaatccCTAATCTTGCAAGCTAGATTGAGGTTTTCGAGCTTAGTATCCATGGCAGAAACAGAACACAAGCGTTTCATCTGATGACTGGAATCTTGAACTCAGACAAGTATCATCTAAAGTCTCTATTTTGTTTTGATCAGACCGGTTATACCTAGGATGAACAGTTGTATAAAGTCCTTCTCTTTCATGATCTCTAGGACAGAAGGTACAAGGAGAGACCTCCACTGTGTTTCTCCTCCATCGGGTTATACCACAAAAGAACAATCCTTGGAAAATTGGATccacaacaacaaacaaatttGGTTGGAGAGAGGTAAGGATTGGGTTCgagtaaagaagaagaagagaacaatGGGTTgggttgctttttttttttttttttgagtcaaatagtttggtttaattaaaattttaatttaaaactgaGTTTTGGTTTGCTTTAAATGGTTAATATTATTGGTAAGTAGTAAACCGATTAAAATTATGGtttatgtataattaaattttaaactatcaGTTCGGGGTGAAATAAGATTATAACTTTTAATTCAGAGAGAAATACATTTACAATATTCATTTCATGGACATAGAGCATGATGTCATGGTTTGGTGGACATCTAATGCTATATGATAGTTCTCGTGGGAAAATAACACGTTTACCCGATAATATATAATGTTAATTGACTATTGTTATTTTGTTGATGTTTCAAGAGCAGTAATTGTTTCTTATAACTTCAATCTCACTGAAATTCTTTTTGATCCAAAACTATAAGAAGTGTTTGATTTCAAATTAAAGTTACCTAATGATGATTTCATTATTTCTAGAGAAGACTTTGATCTATACCttttaaaatagatttacatttttttccGTTATTACTCCAATAAAAATTTTAAGCAGAAAGAATGTATCGAATGAGGCATGTTGtgcttattaaatattttggttataACCCtcgattcttatttttttttttaatttaacatcTGCTCTTAttcaaaacattatataaaaaaGCAACTCTAAAACTACCGAACTTGaggcaagaaaaaaaattaaaaaaatatcaccaCTCTTCGATTCAACTTTCAAATAATTCAACTTTCAAATAGAAGAATTGTGTTTAAACCTACAAGCCATTAGAATTGACTTAAATcgaataaaacacacaaaaatgaatttattatgtatatataattaaataaaatagtttgaatacaaaaactaatattactttttttattgAGAATACTAGGGTAGGCCCGTCCTACGGGCGGGATTTAATGGATCAGCTTTTTATAAAAGATGTAATTTTATGTAGATTTCCTTTTATGTTAAGATGATTGTGAATATGCTTATGTTGGCtacaataaattataattatataactaaaaattatcgcattcttattatttttgctgttttaattataaattataagatTTTTATAGTGTTTCAGTTTTATAACactataaaatacataaatcaatcatcaaaagaaaataagattCATATTTCTAAAACCattgtatttattttatcttgTGAGGGTATATGAAATAGTGGagaatgttatttttatttagaggAATTTTTTGTCATGATTATTGTAGTTGTTTTTTATAATGTTAGTAATATATAGTGGAGAATGATATTTTCAATGGTATTTGAAAACTCGATTTCATTCTCTTCTGAATGATTTCgattgatttatatattttatggtgTTATAATACTTAAAACACTATAAAATCTTACAACTCTAAATTATTAATAGCAATAAATTAAGAATTCAgtcatttttagttttataattagAATTTAGTGTAGACAACATATCTTTAAATCATTCTCCTCTTGttaaataaatttctatataaataattatggtTGTTTGAAAACAGCAATGTAAATCTTTGTTTATATAAGATATTAGGACATTAGGTGTTACAGacaataattataattatttgaaTGAAGCAATGTTAGATCTTATTTTTCCaaactaattttcgaaaattatatgTATTGTATATGTAATAATTATTACTTATACTTTTCCTTTTCCAAAACAATCTGTGATACACTCTTTTTCTCAGCATAAGTTTAACAAAATGTGGATATGGTAACCggttttttaaattaaattttgtattttgaaacttatatattttcattgaattattatttttgaataaatttccACCATTCTTAAGATATATTATGTATTCTAACTAAAAATGTattgtttattatatttttttattttttcaaactgattgtttgatttttaattattaataaatttttggatatgatttttcattataatttttggttctttttttttgttggcgTAGGTTTGATAAAATGTTAACAATAACTtcagttgattttttttgttcttattaACTTGCTCTATTTATTTCCACATTTTATGTATTTTGGATTATTTTATGCATTTTCATTAAATGCCTTATCTATATCAGATAGAAAACTTGGTGGGCTATTCGGTTTGATACAATATcctttaaatttttcatttggTTGTAACAGTAGCGTAGACACATctttgttatttaattttattttaaacacaaaattctatgtttttttttatttggtctaAATAAGTAGTAAAATTACAAACACATGGAAACAAATTTCTGGGAATAAAATTGTGTGTAAGCATTAACTGTATATATCCTAAGTCTACGAAGATTTAAACATAGAAAAAGGAGAATTCAAAATCAAATCTGCTTCCTCACTATATTCCAGTTCGTCGTCGTGTTCAGCTAATCAACCAAAGTCAATTGAAACAAAATTCATGGAAAATAAATCAACATGATTTCCTTgtatttagttaaaaaaaatagagcTCACATAGCAATCCACTGAAAACATATCCTAACATTTTAGACGTCGCTaaatttactaatattttttagaagTCTCAAAATGGTAATTTCCTACCACAACAGTAAAAAGCTTATTGTCGTCATCAACCACTTTCTCTAAAGTAGTCATGACATCAAATTAATCAGCTTCGGTGTACTAATGCATGTCTTAAACCTCTTTATTAGTGaacatttatttgttatttaataGTCTTTCTTTCGTATACATAAACCATATCTTTGGTTGCCATAAGAATAATTTAGCTTTAAATAgataatcttttaaaaacacTATGTAGTTTACCTAAGCTTTTAAGTTTAGTAAACCATGCTATTGACCAAATAAAATTCTAACGTTTCTATGTTTTCAGTTTTTATAACTTATTTTGGCTTGTGAACAATAATACGATGGCTTTGGCATCTGAGATTCCTGCTCACAACTAAAATTTGAGTTTCCAAGTAGAAAAATAAACACACATACAGTACTTTTgcgcttctctctctcttcacctGCGACACATTTAGCTTATCCATCTCCTTCTCTAAATCTTAGATTTCACCCCGTTCGAGTTGTAACCCAAGTTGTTCTTTCCGTCTCTGGCAACTCAATCGCATGTTTTGCTGATACATCTTTTACATTATGTGCCTTCTCCTCAAGCTGTGCTTTTTGTCCCTGTAGCTCAAACACCGGTGGGAGGAGTGGGGCTTTCAAGTTAATatacaaatttacaaaaactatGATCAGGTCTATAAATATTGAACTACCTTGCGAATATGGTTTGCAATCTCGAGGATTTTGAAATACCTTGCGAATATGGTTTGCAATTCGAGGATTGAGGGTAGCTTTTGCTCTGATAGTAATGGGGTGGTAGCAATCTCAAGggatgttttttttattgatagttAGTTCAGATATAGCAATTGAAACAAAATCGATGAAAATTTCCTGTTGTTTTAGTTTAAACAACGATTAAGCACTTTGAGATTTGGCTGTAAGGAAATGATAAAGAACCTAATCATGTTTATGTGGTCATTGTACAATAGAGATCACGTGAACACAAAGCAAAATACTCAAGATTTGAGCTCTACATTCAAACACTTAATTCCAACTTAATACCAAATCTTTTAAACTACTCAAGCTCAGAATCATAAGGAGGACAATGACATTTCAGTTGCTTGACCAGTAAAGCCAAGCATCAACTTCAACTGCTATTATAaggaaaattaaaaaaggaCTATTACCAGATTTGGGAGTGATCCAAGCGCATCTTTTACGAACGCCAGAGAAGCAATCACTGGCCTTTTCATCTCTCTCCTCCATCACATTCGTTATCATCTCTCAGTCAAAAATCTATAACAGAAACTTAAAAACACACAGAAAAATTGTAATCTGGATTCAATATATGGCGGAGATGTGTAAAACATTTAAACGGTGAGATTGCTTTGACTATGAACAAAAGGTGGAGCTAAATAAGAGACCTGACAATCAAGTGAGAGCATATCCACTCCCATGAGATCTCCACCACGGCGTACCTTCCTGGCCTCTCAGAAACGAAGCAAGCGGACTTGAACGGTGGAGGAGGAGCGGCCAGTCTGTAAATCGGAGAAAAAGACTGAAACGTTAGCCATATCTCACAATTTTAGTTTACTGGTTAGTTTAGAACGAATGAGAGGATGATTCTGAAAGTAGGAAAtcatatactccctctgtttcaaaatacatgatGTTTTGATCCAttgcacaaagattaagaaatcTAGTTTTCTTCAAAAAGTAActttacaaatataatttaaaaatcattcaaccaattaacaaaataactgcaaaatcttattggttacacagttttcaataaagttaaaaataaaataaatatatcaaaacttcatctattttgaaacaacaaacatcttctaaaacatcaactattgtgaaacggagggagtacctTTTTATAGTTGAATATAGATTGTGACTGATAGGTTAATGGATGGCTTTATGAGGATAATTCGGTTACATGTATCGTTTCGTAGTGTAAGGAAGAAGATGGAAGATCGTTCGCGCAACCCTAATCGGCATGGTCTCTCGAGATGGGAAGATGAACACCGCCTACTCTAATACAAAACGCGATGTTTCATCTAGGCGAAGTGATATATTATGTTATGGGCTCGACGAAATTAAGACACAGCCCAACAAATTAAAGCCCGAATAAATCGAAATCAGACTAAATGAAACGAAGCGTTTTAATTTAAAGGATACGTGTCAAGCTCACGTTGCACTATTTAGTGACGTGTCCTCACCGGGAAAGAGACAATCtttactttatataataagatatattAATACGCACAAAGTACGGATCCACACTAGTATCCTCTTAAGCCAGCCTAAGCCCCTGCCTATATGGTTACTATATCCTCTAACAAGCGGTTAGAAATATCCCTTTCTTATTAACGGAGAagcaatttgaaaaaataacctTTGAAATGTAAATTGTTTACAAGGATGCCATGTTGAGGTGGCACTCTCACAATAAATTTCAGCCTAAATAATTATATCCCCTTTTTTTACTAGACTATTTACAAGATATGTCACTGTCATTCAACCCACATCcccttaaaaataatttcagtCGTATATAAAAACTGCAAGTAATAAATAGATTAACAATCAAAAAGATTTTATGGTAAGAAACACTTAAAACATCGTTAAAAATAGAACAGCTATAGATACCATAGAAGAACATAAAAACATTTCTTAATCCCACATACGAAAAAGCGTAATCTTGGCGTACGAGTTATAACAGAGCTTCACTGACTTCACCTTTTTTCCTGCAAATATAATGAAAACGTACATAAGAGTTTTGAAACAAGCACCAATTGTAAATAGAGAAGAACATTGAACCATTACATTTGGACATCTCAACAGTTTAGAATACAGTATATGAAGAACATTAAACTCTTTCTCAGAGCTCCTAAATTGTTTAGTTCTACCATAGTGAATACCATTTCATGTGTCTGCATGTTccaatatttttagttttttttgtgtaCCATATGTTTTTAGTTGTTTTATATACTATGTTCATGTGTGTCCATACGGCATGttccaatgttttttttatgttttccgGTTGTAATATAACCGAAGAACCCAattgaattaaaattataatgtaATTGGCTGCCCTTCGGTTTTAACATAACCGACTGTTATTGTGATGAAATAGTATGTACGACAGTCAAGATGTTCATGTCTTCAATTTGGCAAATTACACAGTTACGTGATTACGATAAGTTTTTCCATTTCAAGATTTTAGGAAATCAAATACTATGCattaactatatatatctatatatatatacactttgtGTACACTGCAATCAATTATATTTGACAATAACATTTTTTGTTTCCTAAATTTAGCCGAAACGCCTAAGTTACTATAATATGATGGACTAATATACGGCTCAAATTAATGTCCTATGCCTTTATGACGAGATTAATACAAAGAGTGATTGTCAAGGTAAATCCCATGATTAATGGGCGTAAATATTCACAATTCTCTGTAGTGGTTTCTACAACCTATATAAACGAAGCACATATGTATGTGTAGTCATTCCCTATGCCAGACTCAAAGTATTTTGTGCTTCTTAAAAGTCCTATACTAAAATGGCTGGGATTAACCTCATCTCTGATTTGAAGCCTTTTATGTTTATGTAAACAATATTCTTCTGCGGATGGTGAAAGTATTAGAGATGTTTTTGGTCGATTCTAGAGTAGGTTATAAAGTATATAGGATGATGTTTATGTATACGTTTTCTATATTATACTGCTTCCCATTAAGGTGCTTAGataggtttttgtttttgttctacCTATTTGTAAGGTGATTTGATAAGTCCTTGTTTTTATTTAACAAGGAGACAAGATTCATGGAACCATGAAAACAGTTTTACTTTCGGTTGCTTTTAAGATACTAAAGTGTTTACTTTTACCATCAGGAGTAATTCATTCGTTGTTGATCCCCTTTTCTCAATCGTATGTGAGAGATGaccaatttttttgtttctagaTTTATTTCCATACAGATTTTggaaataatttgtttttcgtTTTCAATATTATAGGGccactaaaatgaccaaaaccCATCAAATAATATCAAACCAACAAAGGTTTATCATCCCATTTAACTTTTGCAACATTTCtgatcaaaattaaataaatcaagaaaatgtTATGTGCATGGAAATTAAAATGGCAATTCAAATATGTTTCTCATTATTACACACTACATTCGTATGATTGTATAATACGTATTACTACAATTTTCAATGTTACAATTAACATGTGCGTTCTCTTTATTTAGGGATAAACGAAAATTTAGTTGTATTTTTACCAACTAATGTATATCAAAATTAGTTGCAATATCCaagaaatgtaaaaaaaaactgtttaaaccaaaaaatgtaaattataagaTATTATTATCATTATAACTTTATTCTGTACAAGGCGCATGTCTCTATCTAGTATCTGTATATCTTCTAACAAGCGATCATAGGGCCGACTTAACATTATTACAAATCTTAgggtaaaatgtttttttctaccatttaagatttatattatttgatgtataaaatatttttaaaatttaatcagtaattttttgtatattttgtgatgaaaatatattatatatttcataGGGCCGATCATAGGACCGACTTAACATTATTACAAGTTTTAGGGTAAAATgtctttttcaattttatttattatattttttgtataaaaatatagatttctaAAAAAACTGGACTCCTTAACTACTAATATACGGAAAACATGGACTTGGATCCGGAGCGGTTGCACCGTTGGTCCATAGCCTGCCCTTGCCCTGAAAGCGCCTACCAAGTGGCTAGAACACTAGTGGTTGCATGGATAATTTCGGATTCTTCAAAACTGAAATTTGAAAGAATTTGTGTACTCTGAAACATCAATTACACCATCCAACTTCAGCATCAACTTGATTGCAAGCTTATTTTCGGATTCTTTAAGAATTAAATTTGATCCTTAAATAGTGCTCTCCCCTATCACAATTCATACACAAAGCAGCATCATTCGCCTCCTTGAAACCAAATGTGAGATTATTGTTCATTCATTTGTTTAATCAAGATATATTAAGAAACATAAGCATGTACACGTGCTTTATCTGAACTTGCTTTCAAAACAATGTTTGGCTCTAGGAGGAAGCTTATGAAAACAATCACGGATGACTTGATGAGATTGGGACTGAATCCTTTTATGTATTAGACATGACAGATTTGGTCCTTTATTTATTTAGCAAAGCAAATAAACCAACCAAATAAACGCTGTGTGATAGTTTGATAGAGATAGCAAGGAACcaaaatcaaacttgaaaaaaaTGTGATGATTCCAACATAATCAATCAAGAAGAACAAAACCTAGATAATAAAAAAGTCCTTTGGGTGCCTTTCAACACAGATGGAAGTCACGAGAGTAGAGTTTAGAAGAGATACTCAAATAACCAATCTTAGAATAATAAATCTAATGGTCTGGTTGGGAAGCTTCAGCCATCTTTGCAATCGCATCATGAATGATACGGCTCTTTCTAGAGTAGAACTTGAATTCTTCAAGCGCCAATGCTTCCCATTCCTCCTCAAGACTCTTCTTATCCTCTGATGAAAGCCTACTCCAACCTTTTTTAGCAACAAGATCATCCATACCGAAACGAGTTACTGACTCAACAAGTGAAACAGACCCTTGCTTTGGCTCATCAAGCTTCAACACAGCAGGCTCAACTCCAATGGCATTAGCCGTGATACCATCATGATCTCCCCAAACAAACTTTGACAAACGAAAAGCCTCAAGATCGTGAGATTTAGAAAACGCCAactcttctcctttcttcttctcttttccaAGATTGCTGTCAAACTTCTTTTTTAAGCCCCTGATCTTCTCCAAGAACTGGATTTTTGTAGGATTAAAACTGACAGATTCCTTCAGGAGCTCATATAAAGCGTTCTTGTCATCAAAAGGGTTTGACCCAGTTTCGAATCGGTAGTCGATAATCCCTTGTAAAATAACAATCTCGTCTTCCTCGGTCCAAACTCTTTGGAAATAGTTTTTCTTAGTGTCCCTCTTTGCTTCTCCTTC of the Brassica rapa cultivar Chiifu-401-42 chromosome A03, CAAS_Brap_v3.01, whole genome shotgun sequence genome contains:
- the LOC103849672 gene encoding uncharacterized protein LOC103849672; this encodes MAWKNLLKLRPLAIQFCKLSLGNGKSASFWFDAWSPLGQLINYLGESGPRRLRIRKDAVVADAIQGSVWSLPHPRSQQEVDLHSYPTTVSLPLPNNIDDVYEWSAGDSSLRCFRSSSTWEILRPRQEEVDWCDVVWFKGAVPKHSFTMWVTNYDRWPTRDRLASWGLPVTTDCPFCSRCLETGDHLFLRCEYSRQVWREIFVRCHPPLSPLSDWPELLSWIRAAASTKLKLLRKLATQTIIFHLWKQRNNLTHNQISLSAVAVFHGIDREMRTIISARKQRKHLCSLMVMWLR